From Citricoccus sp. SGAir0253, a single genomic window includes:
- the deoC gene encoding deoxyribose-phosphate aldolase, whose product MDLAQYIDHTLLKPQASRQDVLALCAEAAQAGVKSVCVNPVWVPTVHEALAGSGVLTCAVAGFPLGATTTAVKVAEAAGAVADGADEVDMVIDIAAALAGDREALVADIGAVARAVHEGGAILKVIIETCLLDEAAKELACRAAVEAGADFVKTSTGFSTGGATVEDVALMRRVVGPDVGVKASGGVRTREDALAMIEAGATRIGASSALAILKTN is encoded by the coding sequence ATGGACCTCGCACAGTACATCGACCACACCCTGCTCAAGCCCCAGGCCTCGCGCCAGGACGTCCTCGCGCTGTGCGCGGAGGCCGCGCAGGCGGGGGTCAAGAGCGTGTGCGTCAACCCCGTGTGGGTCCCCACGGTGCACGAGGCCCTGGCCGGCAGCGGCGTGCTGACCTGCGCAGTGGCCGGCTTCCCGCTCGGGGCCACGACCACCGCCGTGAAGGTGGCCGAGGCCGCCGGCGCCGTGGCCGACGGGGCGGACGAGGTCGACATGGTCATCGACATCGCCGCGGCCCTGGCCGGCGACCGCGAGGCCCTCGTCGCGGACATCGGCGCCGTGGCCCGCGCCGTCCACGAGGGCGGGGCGATCCTCAAGGTGATCATCGAGACCTGCCTGCTGGACGAGGCGGCCAAGGAGCTGGCCTGCCGCGCCGCCGTCGAGGCCGGGGCGGACTTCGTCAAGACCTCCACCGGCTTCTCCACCGGGGGCGCCACCGTGGAGGACGTGGCCCTGATGCGCCGGGTCGTCGGCCCGGACGTGGGGGTCAAGGCCTCCGGCGGCGTGCGCACCCGCGAGGACGCCCTGGCCATGATCGAGGCCGGCGCCACGCGGATCGGCGCGAGCTCGGCCCTTGCTATCCTGAAGACCAACTGA
- a CDS encoding NAD(P)H-quinone dehydrogenase encodes MEPVTSTQIIPRPSLTILGGGPGGYEAAMVAAKLGATVTVVERQGMGGSAVLTDVVPSKTLIATADSMRRAARAPGLGVDLGTTVPRADMRVVDHRLLELARQQSRDIRRALERLGVRIVIGSGRLTGPTTVEATTAEGTETIASDAIIVATGASPRELPTARPDGERIFNWTQVYNLTEVPEHMIVVGSGVTGAEFASAYNLLGARVSLVSSRDRVLPGEDPDAAAVLEDAFAEDGVTVVGRTRAESVERTADGVRVHLTGGEVLEGSHCLLAVGGIPNTAGIGLEEAGVRLTESGHVAVDGVSRTSVPTIYAAGDCTGVFALASVAAMQGRVAVAHLMGDAVKPFQPHLVSSNIFTSPEIATVGITEAEVASGKYQADILKLDLATNPRAKMQNVRHGFVKIFARKGSGTVIGGVVVAPRASELIYALALAVTHKLHVDDLASTYTVYPSVSGSISEAARRLHVHL; translated from the coding sequence ATGGAGCCCGTGACCAGCACCCAGATCATCCCCCGTCCCTCCCTCACGATCCTCGGCGGCGGTCCCGGCGGCTACGAGGCCGCCATGGTGGCCGCCAAGCTCGGGGCCACGGTGACCGTCGTGGAACGCCAGGGGATGGGCGGCTCCGCGGTGCTGACGGACGTCGTGCCCTCCAAGACCCTCATCGCCACGGCCGACTCCATGCGCCGGGCCGCCCGCGCCCCGGGGCTCGGCGTGGACCTGGGCACCACGGTGCCCCGGGCGGACATGCGCGTGGTGGACCACCGACTGCTGGAGCTGGCGCGCCAGCAGTCGCGGGACATCCGCCGGGCGCTCGAGCGCCTGGGCGTGCGGATCGTCATCGGTTCCGGCCGGCTCACCGGCCCCACCACGGTCGAGGCCACCACCGCGGAGGGCACCGAGACCATCGCCTCGGACGCGATCATCGTGGCCACGGGTGCCAGCCCGCGCGAGCTGCCGACGGCCCGGCCGGACGGCGAGCGCATCTTCAACTGGACCCAGGTCTACAACCTCACCGAGGTCCCCGAGCACATGATCGTGGTCGGCTCGGGCGTGACCGGCGCGGAGTTCGCCTCCGCCTACAACCTGCTCGGCGCCCGCGTCTCGCTCGTGTCCTCGCGCGACCGGGTCCTGCCGGGCGAGGACCCGGACGCGGCCGCCGTGCTCGAGGACGCCTTCGCGGAGGACGGCGTCACCGTGGTCGGCCGGACCCGCGCCGAGTCGGTCGAGCGGACCGCGGACGGCGTGCGCGTGCACCTGACCGGCGGCGAGGTCCTCGAGGGCAGCCACTGCCTGCTGGCCGTGGGCGGCATCCCGAACACCGCGGGGATCGGCCTCGAGGAGGCCGGGGTGCGCCTCACCGAGTCCGGGCACGTCGCCGTGGACGGCGTCTCCCGCACCTCCGTGCCCACCATCTACGCCGCCGGGGACTGCACCGGGGTGTTCGCGCTGGCCTCCGTGGCCGCGATGCAGGGCCGCGTGGCCGTGGCGCACCTGATGGGGGACGCGGTCAAGCCGTTCCAGCCGCACCTGGTGTCCTCGAACATCTTCACCTCCCCGGAGATCGCCACCGTCGGCATCACCGAGGCCGAGGTCGCCTCCGGCAAGTACCAGGCGGACATCCTGAAGCTGGACCTGGCCACCAACCCGCGCGCGAAGATGCAGAACGTCCGGCACGGCTTCGTGAAGATCTTCGCCCGCAAGGGCTCGGGAACCGTGATCGGCGGCGTGGTGGTCGCCCCGCGCGCCTCCGAGCTGATCTACGCGCTCGCGCTCGCGGTCACGCACAAGCTGCACGTGGACGACCTCGCCAGCACCTACACCGTGTACCCCTCGGTGTCCGGCTCGATCTCCGAGGCCGCGCGCCGCCTGCACGTGCACCTGTAG
- a CDS encoding purine-nucleoside phosphorylase, with protein MALVTDPATTTVPPSRSPLQGDHPGFTEAREAAAALARATGAALEGPDSHRIAVVLGSGWGGAAELIGETEHTVPTSELPGFAAPSVPGHNPTVRSVRLADGSRALVFGSRTHYYEHRDAGAVAHTVRTAAAAGARAVVLTNGCGSLVPEWGPGTPVLIADHLNLTGATPLVGAEFVDLTDLYSPRIREIARSVDPDLPEGVYVQFPGPQYETPAEVRYAKAIGGDLVGMSTALDAIAARHAGLEVFGISLVTNAAAGFSGEPLSHDEVVQAGRDAGPRISALLAGIIGRL; from the coding sequence ATGGCGCTCGTGACCGACCCCGCGACGACCACCGTCCCCCCGTCCCGCTCCCCGCTCCAGGGCGACCACCCGGGCTTCACCGAGGCCCGCGAGGCGGCCGCCGCGCTGGCCCGGGCCACCGGCGCGGCCCTCGAGGGCCCGGACAGCCACCGGATCGCCGTGGTCCTCGGCTCCGGCTGGGGCGGGGCCGCCGAGCTGATCGGCGAGACCGAGCACACCGTGCCCACCTCCGAGCTGCCCGGCTTCGCCGCCCCGAGCGTGCCCGGCCACAACCCCACGGTGCGCTCCGTGCGGCTGGCCGACGGCAGCCGCGCCCTGGTCTTCGGCTCCCGCACCCACTACTACGAGCACCGCGACGCCGGCGCCGTGGCCCACACGGTGCGCACCGCCGCCGCGGCGGGGGCGCGGGCCGTGGTGCTCACCAACGGCTGCGGCTCCCTGGTCCCCGAGTGGGGACCCGGCACCCCGGTGCTGATCGCCGACCACCTCAACCTGACCGGGGCCACCCCCCTCGTGGGGGCGGAGTTCGTGGACCTCACGGACCTGTACTCCCCGCGCATCCGCGAGATCGCCCGCTCGGTGGACCCGGACCTGCCCGAGGGCGTGTACGTCCAGTTCCCCGGCCCCCAGTACGAGACCCCCGCCGAGGTGCGCTACGCCAAGGCGATCGGCGGCGACCTCGTGGGCATGTCCACCGCGCTGGACGCGATCGCCGCCCGGCACGCCGGCCTCGAGGTGTTCGGCATCTCGCTCGTCACCAACGCCGCCGCCGGCTTCAGCGGCGAGCCGCTGAGCCACGACGAGGTGGTCCAGGCCGGCCGGGACGCCGGACCGCGCATCTCCGCCCTGCTGGCGGGGATCATCGGGCGCCTGTGA
- a CDS encoding DUF4389 domain-containing protein: MSAPSAPPPGPLPAGPSGSSFPAPLPARTRPGQWALLVIGVLLAMAGLGLTVAGAAVLRAGAEQRDGGFVVGDVRRLQSTGYALATAPVVLGGPDGADGAPGPAAGDLLTVQVRAASVVPGRDVFVGIAPADRAAAYLDGVRHTVLGPGAWGRGPWDPSGWGVSGWTPGGGGAGAWGPRDWPGWAPGTGWGAGTGPDGAPRWGDRDADRPDRADSGRTVDGDRRPAEPAAQDFWVASATGPGEQALEWVPGPGRWTLVVMDADAGQPVWVDVRAGARSGLLGPVGTGLLWAGIAGLVVGVPLLLLGAAGLGRDIDPAARAEAAGRRRGPGAAAAAEPAPVRAVPGAYPLRIGGILDEPLSRGLWLVKWLLAIPHYLVLALLWFALVVTTVAAGLAVLVTGRYPRAWFAFAVGVLRWSWRVGFYGYSALGTDRYPPFSLAPAPYPAALDVAYPERLSRGLVLVKWWLLALPHLVVVGILTGGTGARWADGPGDRAAWGPSLVGLLVLIAAVVLLFTGRYRTGLFDLVVGLDRWSFRVAAYVLLLRDEYPPFRLDQGPVDPGWAPGPVTTPPGPPPAAGTDPRAEEGP, from the coding sequence ATGTCCGCACCGTCCGCACCACCGCCCGGACCCCTCCCCGCGGGCCCCTCCGGCTCGTCCTTCCCCGCGCCCCTCCCGGCCCGCACGCGCCCGGGCCAGTGGGCCCTGCTGGTGATCGGCGTCCTGCTGGCGATGGCCGGCCTCGGCCTCACCGTCGCCGGCGCCGCCGTGCTGCGGGCCGGGGCTGAGCAGCGCGACGGCGGCTTCGTCGTCGGCGACGTCCGGCGGCTGCAGTCCACCGGGTACGCCCTCGCGACCGCGCCGGTCGTGCTGGGGGGACCGGACGGCGCGGACGGCGCCCCCGGGCCCGCAGCCGGCGACCTGCTCACGGTGCAGGTCCGCGCCGCCTCGGTGGTGCCGGGCCGGGACGTCTTCGTCGGCATCGCCCCGGCCGACCGGGCCGCGGCGTACCTGGACGGCGTGCGGCACACCGTGCTGGGTCCGGGTGCCTGGGGCCGGGGACCGTGGGATCCCTCCGGCTGGGGTGTGTCCGGCTGGACTCCCGGCGGCGGGGGCGCGGGTGCCTGGGGTCCGCGTGACTGGCCCGGGTGGGCGCCGGGCACCGGCTGGGGCGCCGGCACCGGCCCGGACGGCGCCCCGCGGTGGGGGGACCGTGACGCGGACCGTCCGGACCGGGCGGACAGCGGGCGCACCGTCGACGGCGACCGGCGGCCGGCCGAGCCGGCGGCGCAGGACTTCTGGGTCGCCTCCGCCACGGGCCCCGGCGAGCAGGCCCTGGAGTGGGTGCCCGGGCCCGGCCGGTGGACGCTCGTGGTCATGGACGCCGACGCCGGCCAGCCGGTCTGGGTGGACGTGCGGGCAGGCGCCCGCTCCGGCCTCCTCGGCCCCGTCGGGACGGGGCTGCTGTGGGCGGGGATCGCCGGGCTCGTCGTCGGGGTCCCGCTGCTGCTGCTCGGCGCCGCCGGGCTGGGGCGGGACATCGACCCGGCCGCGCGCGCGGAGGCCGCGGGCCGCCGTCGGGGTCCGGGGGCGGCGGCCGCCGCCGAGCCCGCACCCGTCCGCGCGGTGCCCGGGGCCTACCCGCTGCGGATCGGCGGCATCCTCGACGAGCCGCTGTCCCGCGGCCTGTGGCTCGTGAAGTGGCTGCTGGCCATCCCGCACTACCTCGTCCTGGCGCTGCTGTGGTTCGCCCTGGTGGTCACCACGGTCGCCGCCGGCCTCGCCGTGCTCGTCACGGGACGGTACCCGCGGGCGTGGTTCGCCTTCGCCGTCGGGGTGCTGCGCTGGAGTTGGCGGGTGGGCTTCTACGGCTACTCCGCCCTCGGCACCGACCGGTACCCGCCGTTCAGCCTGGCCCCCGCGCCCTACCCCGCGGCGCTGGACGTGGCCTATCCGGAGCGGCTCTCGCGCGGGCTGGTGCTCGTGAAGTGGTGGCTGCTGGCGCTGCCCCACCTGGTGGTCGTGGGCATCCTCACGGGCGGGACCGGCGCGCGGTGGGCGGACGGGCCCGGGGACCGGGCGGCCTGGGGTCCCTCGCTGGTGGGGCTGCTCGTGCTCATCGCCGCCGTCGTGCTGCTGTTCACCGGCCGCTACCGCACCGGGTTGTTCGACCTCGTGGTGGGCCTGGACCGCTGGAGCTTCCGGGTGGCGGCGTACGTGTTGCTGCTGCGGGACGAGTACCCGCCGTTCCGGCTGGACCAGGGCCCCGTGGACCCCGGGTGGGCGCCCGGGCCCGTGACGACGCCTCCCGGACCGCCGCCGGCGGCCGGCACCGATCCCCGAGCAGAGGAGGGACCATGA
- a CDS encoding acyltransferase family protein: MDVLRIVSIAAVVLGHSFGPRLAGGEYLEIWRMPLFFFLTGYFWTRGRPFAHELRARWQALAVPYLAWAVLMSAAAWLWTRDTPDGFWPLMATGWYGGSDQEPPWWAFWFISVLFFVTVLRRWLERFPAWVAWAVSLAGLALGLVPDSMLGRTPFGAGLALPCLFFVLAGEHFRYRVQPRIPRHRTLVGLTVIGLGLLAVRLGVAPPNIKFAGFGDFLVTPVVGAAMAAGFVLVSSTVVERLTRGASRAVNAVVRTGTVVVLFHGWLLQTLVDLDVLDDAAKFVLTLLISWAVGILLNATPLAPVLSGTPAPDWWTRWRARRRGHRRDHR, from the coding sequence GTGGACGTCTTGCGTATCGTCTCCATCGCCGCCGTGGTGCTCGGCCACTCCTTCGGTCCCCGGCTGGCCGGCGGGGAGTACCTGGAGATCTGGCGGATGCCGCTGTTCTTCTTCCTCACCGGCTACTTCTGGACCCGCGGCCGGCCCTTCGCCCACGAGTTGCGGGCCCGGTGGCAGGCGCTGGCCGTGCCCTACCTCGCGTGGGCCGTGCTCATGAGCGCGGCCGCGTGGCTGTGGACCCGGGACACCCCGGACGGGTTCTGGCCCCTCATGGCCACCGGCTGGTACGGCGGCTCGGACCAGGAACCGCCGTGGTGGGCGTTCTGGTTCATCTCCGTGCTGTTCTTCGTCACCGTCCTGCGCCGCTGGCTCGAGCGCTTCCCGGCGTGGGTGGCGTGGGCGGTGTCCCTGGCCGGGCTGGCGCTGGGCCTCGTCCCGGACTCGATGCTCGGCCGGACCCCGTTCGGGGCGGGCCTGGCCCTGCCGTGCCTGTTCTTCGTCCTGGCCGGGGAGCACTTCCGCTACCGCGTCCAGCCGCGCATCCCCCGGCACCGCACCCTCGTGGGGCTCACCGTGATCGGCCTGGGCCTGCTCGCCGTGCGGCTCGGCGTGGCGCCGCCCAACATCAAGTTCGCCGGGTTCGGCGACTTCCTCGTCACGCCCGTGGTGGGGGCCGCGATGGCCGCCGGCTTCGTGCTGGTGTCCAGCACCGTGGTCGAGCGCCTCACGCGCGGCGCCTCCCGCGCCGTCAACGCGGTGGTCCGCACGGGCACCGTGGTGGTGCTGTTCCACGGCTGGCTGCTGCAGACGCTCGTGGACCTCGACGTGCTGGACGACGCGGCGAAGTTCGTGCTCACCCTGCTCATCAGCTGGGCCGTGGGCATCCTCCTCAACGCCACGCCGCTGGCCCCGGTGCTCAGCGGGACGCCGGCCCCGGACTGGTGGACCCGGTGGCGGGCCCGCCGCCGCGGGCACCGGCGCGACCACCGGTAG
- a CDS encoding phospho-sugar mutase, translated as MTETTAPDPALLAAAEDWARQDPDDGDRAVLEAEIAAARAGDAGAAAALAGRFAGPLAFGTAGLRAEEGPGPARMNRAVVRRTAAGLARHVLSRLDGPAAASGGGAARPPRVVVGYDARRGSQRFARDSAAVFAAAGLETVLLPRPLPTPVLAFAVRHLDAEAGVMVTASHNPPADNGYKVYLGGRLTDEAGRGAQITAPTDAEIAAAIDHAAPLDSIPLAEEGWTVAGEEIVAAYRRAALGVLSPETGAARRLDVVYTPLHGVGGTVLPDLLAAAGFDRPFVVPEQAEPDPAFPTVAFPNPEEPGALDLALAAARERGADLVIANDPDADRLALAVPGRDGDGWRMLTGDEVGVLLGHHLLGRLRSRGAVVAASVVSSRLLSRLAAERGVAHETTLTGFKWISRVPGLGYGYEEALGYCVAPELVRDKDGLTAALVAAELAAGLAADGRTLQDVLDEIALAHGVTVTGQLSVRVADLSLLGAMMSRLRLAPPSSLAGREVTAAVDLAPGYRGLPGTDALLYTTADDSRVIVRPSGTEPKLKCYLEVVRPVDSADRLAEVRAEATAALAALTAAVSEALGQ; from the coding sequence ATGACCGAGACGACCGCCCCGGACCCCGCCCTGCTGGCGGCCGCCGAGGACTGGGCCCGCCAGGACCCGGACGACGGCGACCGCGCCGTCCTCGAGGCCGAGATCGCCGCCGCGCGGGCCGGGGACGCCGGCGCCGCCGCGGCCCTCGCCGGCCGCTTCGCCGGTCCGCTGGCGTTCGGCACGGCCGGGCTGCGCGCCGAGGAGGGCCCCGGCCCGGCCCGCATGAACCGCGCCGTGGTGCGCCGCACGGCCGCCGGGCTCGCGCGGCACGTGCTCTCGCGCCTGGACGGCCCCGCCGCCGCGTCCGGGGGCGGCGCCGCCCGGCCCCCGCGCGTCGTCGTGGGCTACGACGCGCGCCGCGGCTCGCAGCGCTTCGCCCGGGACTCGGCGGCCGTGTTCGCGGCCGCCGGCCTGGAGACCGTCCTGCTGCCACGCCCCCTGCCCACGCCCGTGCTCGCCTTCGCGGTGCGGCACCTGGACGCCGAGGCCGGGGTGATGGTCACCGCGAGCCACAACCCGCCGGCGGACAACGGCTACAAGGTCTACCTCGGCGGCCGGCTCACGGACGAGGCGGGGCGCGGGGCGCAGATCACCGCGCCGACGGACGCCGAGATCGCCGCCGCGATCGACCACGCCGCCCCGCTGGACTCCATCCCCCTGGCGGAGGAGGGCTGGACCGTGGCGGGCGAGGAGATCGTCGCGGCCTACCGGCGGGCCGCCCTGGGCGTGCTCTCCCCGGAGACCGGGGCCGCGCGCCGGCTCGACGTGGTCTACACCCCGCTGCACGGGGTCGGCGGGACGGTGCTGCCGGACCTGCTCGCCGCGGCCGGCTTCGACCGGCCCTTCGTGGTGCCCGAGCAGGCCGAGCCGGACCCCGCCTTCCCCACGGTCGCCTTCCCCAACCCCGAGGAGCCCGGCGCCCTGGACCTCGCCCTCGCCGCGGCGCGGGAGCGCGGGGCGGACCTGGTGATCGCCAACGACCCCGACGCCGACCGGCTGGCCCTCGCGGTCCCGGGACGGGACGGGGACGGCTGGCGGATGCTCACGGGCGACGAGGTGGGCGTGCTGCTGGGCCACCACCTGCTCGGCCGGCTGCGCTCCCGCGGTGCCGTGGTGGCCGCCTCCGTGGTCTCCTCCCGGCTGCTCTCGCGGCTGGCCGCCGAGCGGGGCGTGGCCCACGAGACCACCCTGACCGGCTTCAAGTGGATCTCCCGCGTGCCCGGGCTCGGCTACGGCTACGAGGAGGCCCTGGGGTACTGCGTGGCCCCGGAGCTCGTGCGGGACAAGGACGGGCTGACCGCCGCGCTCGTGGCCGCCGAGCTGGCCGCGGGGCTGGCGGCGGACGGCCGCACCCTGCAGGACGTGCTCGACGAGATCGCCCTGGCCCACGGCGTCACGGTCACCGGCCAGCTCTCCGTGCGGGTCGCGGACCTCTCGCTGCTGGGGGCGATGATGTCCCGCCTGCGGCTCGCGCCGCCGTCGTCCCTCGCCGGCCGGGAGGTCACCGCCGCCGTGGACCTGGCCCCCGGCTACCGGGGACTGCCGGGCACGGACGCGCTGCTGTACACCACGGCCGACGACTCCCGCGTGATCGTCCGGCCCTCCGGCACGGAGCCGAAGCTCAAGTGCTACCTCGAGGTGGTCCGGCCGGTCGACTCGGCGGACCGGCTGGCGGAGGTCCGCGCGGAGGCGACCGCCGCGCTCGCGGCCCTCACCGCGGCCGTGTCCGAGGCCCTCGGACAGTAG